In Haliotis asinina isolate JCU_RB_2024 chromosome 15, JCU_Hal_asi_v2, whole genome shotgun sequence, one DNA window encodes the following:
- the LOC137265739 gene encoding probable methyltransferase-like protein 24 → MEEQLLQCREMLRVLFLHCYQFLCRTLLDKFPPAVHLTTNAWAAVKARQRLWIILPLSLVCFVTIVIYLPHGDCVRIPANQDLCEIWKGETPRTDVKQWWQWACLIEWDMDSADGYQCQNKEFMGNWPVCWDEDYKPRDPCLVYSFGIGNDFSFDDAMAERGCTVYSFDPSMGVTDHKHSERVFFKNIGLGASDTDSFYPNFDGFVRHSTSWKVRTLKSIMQLLGHEKRVIDVLKIDIEVYEWAVTANILKDGLFPQIRQFLVEWHIFPNEPFRNHFQDMYEVYMSLQKNGFQFYHKYSFRKYHHYRYWNLRAHMSYVNTHF, encoded by the exons ATGGAGGAACAACTTCTTCAGTGCAGAGAGATGCTTCGGGTTTTGTTCCTACACTGTTATCAA TTCTTATGTCGCACACTGTTAGATAAGTTCCCTCCTGCCGTCCATTTGACTACAAACGCTTGGGCGGCGGTCAAGGCACGGCAGAGACTATGGATCATTCTTCCTCTCAGCCTTGTTTGCTTCGTAACCATAGTGATCTACCTGCCACACGGTGATTGTGTGAGGATCCCAGCCAATCAAGACCTGTGCGAGATATGGAAAG GTGAAACGCCTCGAACCGACGTAAAACAATGGTGGCAGTGGGCGTGTCTAATAGAATG GGACATGGACAGCGCTGACGGGTACCAGTGTCAGAACAAGGAATTCATGGGCAACTGGCCCGTGTGCTGGGACGAGGACTATAAACCAAGGGACCCCTGTCTCGTATACTCCTTCGg TATCGGCAATGACTTCAGTTTCGATGACGCGATGGCAGAGCGAGGGTGTACTGTGTACAGCTTTGACCCAAG taTGGGGGTAACAGACCACAAACACTCCGAGAGAGTGTTCTTCAAAAACATTGGTCTGGGTGCCTCCGACACAGACTCATTCTACCCCAATTTTGACGGGTTCGTCCGACATTCCACCAGCTGGAAGGTCCGAACGCTGAAGTCCATCATGCAGCTACTGGGGCACGAGAAG CGTGTGATCGATGTACTGAAGATTGATATTGAGGTGTACGAGTGGGCAGTGACAGCCAACATCCTGAAGGACGGACTGTTTCCCCAAATCCGCCAATTTCTGGTGGAGTGGCACATCTTCCCAAACGAACCGTTCAGAAATCACTTCCAGGATATGTACGAAGTCTACATGAGCCTGCAGAAGAATGGATTCCAGTTTTACCACAAGTACAGCTTCAGAAAGTACCATCATTACCGGTACTGGAACTTACGGGCTCATATGAGTTACGTCAACACCCACTTCTAG